Proteins found in one Oryza glaberrima chromosome 4, OglaRS2, whole genome shotgun sequence genomic segment:
- the LOC127770814 gene encoding uncharacterized protein LOC127770814, protein MSSEAPKGVAPMSGSEYDYDETLSDVPFIGSDADSKDEGNTSAVTFPLGKQPLYVAPLNAIPFSEVQGSNRKEVSSKEVVSIPQWLKEHKLYKDGDWEVSISVRATGQKDWSYHHREYQATIRSKPEVELFMETTLQNGTNIFKGRKLQKKWRMDSCAEGSTGGSKSTKRKKINSSTEKKKPLSIGNEPLKLTLPHGFV, encoded by the exons ATGAGTAGTGAGGCCCCGAAGGGCGTAGCCCCCATGAGTGGATCTGAATATGACTATGATGAAACTCTGTCAGACGTCCCTTTCATAGGGAGTGATGCAGATTCAAAGGATGAAGGAAATACATCTGCTGTGACCTTCCCGCTTGGCAAACAACCATTGTATGTTGCACCTTTGAATGCCATTCCATTTAGTGAAGTGCAAGGTTCAAATCGGAAAGAGGTTTCAAGTAAAGAAGTAGTTTCGATTCCTCAATGGTTGAAGGAACACAAGCTCTACAAAGATGGAGACTGGGAGGTTTCAATCTCTGTTAGGGCCACTGGACAAAAAGATTGG TCCTACCATCATCGGGAATACCAAGCAACAATCCGCTCCAAGCCTGAAGTTGAGCTATTTATGGAAACAACCCTACAAAACGGGACGAATATATTCAAAGGACGAAAACTACAGAAGAAG tggAGAATGGATTCCTGTGCTGAAGGCAGTACTG GTGGAAGTAAATCTACCAAGCGAAAGAAGATTAATTCCAGTACTGAGAAAAAGAAGCCCTTGAGTATTGGAAATGAACCTTTGAAGCTCACACTGCCTCACGGTTTTGTGTAG
- the LOC127769769 gene encoding uncharacterized protein LOC127769769 yields MSSEALKSIAPMSDSEYDSDATLTDNPFVGIDADSEDEENTSAMTLPLGNQPLDVVPLNAIPFSQVQALNRKVVSGKEEVSVPHWLKVQKLYKDGDWKVSISIRANGHKDWFYNHREYKKTFRSKPEVELFMERTLLHGTDIFNGRKLHKKKAMGSYGEGSGGSTSSMGEKKNTNTKRQKPSSIGDDPMMLKPTLPHGFV; encoded by the exons ATGAGTAGTGAGGCCCTAAAGAGCATAGCCCCGATGAGTGATTCTGAATATGACTCTGATGCGACTCTGACAGACAATCCTTTCGTAGGGATTGATGCAGATTCAGAGGATGAAGAAAATACATCTGCTATGACCCTTCCGCTTGGCAATCAACCACTAGATGTTGTGCCTTTGAATGCCATTCCATTCAGTCAAGTGCAGGCTTTAAATCGGAAAGTGGTTTCGGGTAAAGAAGAGGTTTCTGTTCCTCATTGGTTGAAGGTACAAAAGCTCTACAAAGATGGAGACTGGAAGGTTTCGATTTCTATTAGGGCTAATGGACACAAAGATTGG TTCTACAATCATCGGGAATACAAAAAAACATTCCGCTCCAAGCCTGAAGTTGAACTATTTATGGAAAGAACCCTGCTGCACGGGACAGATATATTCAACGGACGTAAACTACATAAGAAG AAGGCAATGGGATCCTATGGTGAAGGCAGTG GTGGAAGTACATCTTCCatgggagagaaaaagaatacCAATACTAAAAGACAGAAGCCCTCGAGTATTGGAGATGACCCTATGATGCTGAAGCCAACTCTGCCTCACGGTTTTGTTTAG